One genomic segment of Vulpes vulpes isolate BD-2025 chromosome 2, VulVul3, whole genome shotgun sequence includes these proteins:
- the EPX gene encoding eosinophil peroxidase, with product MWVSIPCPGMAGCLIAKMKLFLALAGVLATLILAPLCEGTGAASPRTVETSVLRGCITEAKLLVDAAYNHTQRSIKERLRSGLASPLDLLSYFKQPLGGTRTMVRAADYMHLALDLLEEKLQLQGSSSFNVTDVLTESQLRLLSQASGCAPQDQEEKCSNKYRTITGKCNNRRRPFLGASNQPLARWLAPEYEDGLSLPFGWTPNKRRHGFLLPLVRAVSNQIVRFPNERLTSDRGRALMFMQWGQFIDHDLDFAPESPARVAFTAGVDCEKTCAQLPPCFPIKIPPNDPRIRNQRDCIPFFRSAPACPQNRNKVRNQLNALTSFVDASMVYGSEDPLATRLRNLTNQLGLLAVNTRFSDNGRALLPFDNLRDDPCLLTNRSARIPCFLAGDSRSSETPKLAAMHTLFMREHNRLATELRRLNPRWSGEKLYQEARKIVGAMVQIITYRDFLPLVLGEARARRTLGCYQGYSSNVDPRVANVFTLAFRFGHTMLQPFMFRLDSQYRASAPNSRVPLSTSFFASWRVVYEGGIDPIIRGLMATPAKLNRQDSMLVDELRDRLFQQVRRIGLDLAALNMQRSRDHGLPGYNAWRRFCSLSQPRNLAQLSRVLRNQDLARKFLNLYGTPDNIDIWIGAIAEPLLPGARVGPLLACLFEKQFNRARSGDRFWWEKKGVFTKRQRKALRQISLSRIVCDNTGITTVSRDIFRANVFPRGFVSCSRIPRLNLSAWRGR from the exons ATGTGGGTGTCGATCCCTTGCCCCGGTATGGCTGGGTGCCTCATCGCCAAGATGAAGCTGTTCCTGGCCCTGGCAGGGGTCCTAGCCACACTCATTCTGGCCCCACTGTGTGAGGGCACTGGCGCAG CCTCCCCTAGGACAGTGGAGACCTCGGTCCTTCGGGGCTGCATAACAGAGGCCAAGTTACTGGTGGATGCTGCCTACAATCACACTCAGAGGAG CATCAAGGAGCGCCTCCGTAGTGGCCTGGCCAGCCCCTTGGACCTCCTGTCCTACTTCAAGCAACCATTAGGAGGCACCAGAACGATGGTTCGGGCTGCCGATTATATGCATCTGGCCTTGGATCTGCTGGAGGAGAAGCTACAACTCCAGGGGTCAAGTTCCTTCAATGTCACTG aTGTGCTGACGGAATCCCAGCTTCGACTGCTGTCCCAGGCCAGTGGCTGTGCTCCCCAGGACCAGGAGGAGAAGTGCAGCAACAAGTATCGGACCATCACTGGGAAATGCAACAACAG GAGAAGACCCTTCCTGGGGGCCTCCAACCAGCCCCTGGCCCGCTGGCTAGCCCCTGAGTATGAGGACGGGCTGTCACTTCCCTTCGGTTGGACACCCAACAAGAGGCGTCAtggtttcctcctccctctt GTCCGGGCCGTCTCCAACCAGATTGTGCGCTTCCCCAATGAGAGGCTGACCTCCGACCGGGGCAGGGCCCTTATGTTCATGCAGTGGGGCCAGTTCATTGACCATGACTTGGATTTCGCCCCCGAGTCCCCAGCCAGAGTGGCCTTCACTGCAGGTGTGGACTGTGAGAAGACCTGTGCCCAGctgcctccctgcttccccaTCAAG ATCCCACCCAATGACCCCCGCATCAGGAACCAACGTGACTGCATCCCCTTCTTCCGCTCGGCACCTGCATGCCCCCAGAACAGGAACAAAGTCCGAAACCAGCTCAACGCGCTCACCTCCTTCGTGGACGCCAGCATGGTGTACGGCAGCGAGGACCCTCTGGCCACTAGGCTTCGAAACCTGACCAACCAGCTGGGGCTGCTGGCTGTCAACACCCGCTTCAGCGACAACGGCCGGGCCCTGCTGCCCTTCGACAACCTGCGGGACGACCCCTGCCTCCTCACCAACCGCTCTGCACGTATCCCCTGCTTCCTGGCAG GTGACTCCCGATCATCGGAAACCCCCAAACTGGCAGCTATGCATACCCTCTTTATGCGAGAGCATAACCGGCTGGCTACGGAGCTGAGACGCCTGAATCCTCGGTGGAGTGGAGAGAAGCTGTACCAGGAGGCCCGAAAGATTGTGGGGGCCATGGTCCAG ATCATCACCTACCGAGACTTTCTGCCCTTGGTTCTGGGCGAGGCCCGAGCCAGGAGAACCCTGGGGTGCTACCAGGGGTATTCCTCCAATGTGGACCCTCGTGTGGCCAATGTCTTCACCCTGGCCTTCCGCTTTGGCCACACCATGCTCCAGCCCTTCATGTTCCGCTTGGATAGCCAGTACCGGGCCTCAGCACCCAATTCTCGTGTCCCGCTTAGCACTAGCTTCTTTGCCAGCTGGCGAGTCGTGTATGAAG GTGGCATCGACCCCATCATCCGAGGCCTCATGGCCACCCCTGCCAAGCTGAACCGTCAGGATTCCATGTTAGTGGACGAGCTGAGGGACCGGCTGTTTCAGCAAGTGAGAAGGATCGGGCTGGACCTGGCAGCTCTCAACATGCAACGCAGCCGCGACCACGGCCTCCCAG GGTACAATGCCTGGAGGCGCTTCTGTAGCCTCTCCCAGCCCCGGAATCTGGCACAGCTTAGCCGGGTGCTACGAAACCAGGATTTGGCAAGGAAATTCCTAAATCTGTATGGGACACCTGACAACATTGACATCTGGATTGGGGCCATCGCAGAGCCTCTTTTGCCGGGGGCGCGAGTGGGGCCTCTTCTGGCTTGtctttttgaaaaacagtttaaCAGAGCCCGAAGTGGTGACAG GTTCTGGTGGGAAAAAAAGGGTGTTTTCACCAAGAGACAGCGCAAGGCCCTGCGCCAGATTTCCTTGTCTCGAATTGTGTGTGACAATACGGGCATCACCACCGTTTCGAGGGACATCTTCAGGGCCAACGTTTTCCCACGGGGCTTTGTGAGCTGCAGTCGCATCCCCAGGTTGAACCTGTCAGCCTGGCGAGGCAGATGA